One genomic window of Amphiura filiformis chromosome 3, Afil_fr2py, whole genome shotgun sequence includes the following:
- the LOC140147764 gene encoding probable G-protein coupled receptor No18 yields MAGIAPESYLWTQVAYNTLLLVGIPGNLIIIKVYHVKSPRCSAHIFIIGLALADLFVSLLRPMTIFMNIPAYAHLQHSSQGFCLAPRILTVVSMYSSVFLTSAVAFDRYYCVCRPHERKMTPFRAKIMVALSLVLSILVSLPSLFSHGLMKTPYGSFCRRISGTLLTAIQKGFMISSFLIASALVVILYRKVFQAIKKQRLRLRTFVQPTQSVLPTEVVAEMRETTTITVSSRSQVQPITNSPPRRPREAFGDSATSSMPLSNCNSNIVTVSHGAPLETRNVKKTKHVTIQVTENNRSNNETEEQRAKREKTAAAFSVQGRTSKMLLLTTAVFIISWTPALFLSLIPENRVAQSSQRNPTVTLIIRGLTNIVLLNHAINPVIYGFVNKRFRNDCIKVIKNIKWPWRRY; encoded by the coding sequence ATGGCGGGAATTGCACCAGAGTCATACCTGTGGACACAGGTTGCCTACAATACATTGCTGTTAGTGGGAATACCAGGTAACCTGATAATTATCAAAGTTTACCACGTTAAATCTCCACGTTGTAGTGCACATATTTTCATTATCGGTCTGGCTCTTGCTGATCTGTTTGTTTCGCTTCTTCGTCCCATGACTATCTTCATGAACATCCCAGCTTATGCTCATTTACAGCACAGTAGCCAAGGCTTTTGTCTTGCTCCTCGTATCTTAACTGTTGTATCAATGTACAGTTCGGTATTTCTCACAAGCGCAGTGGCTTTTGACAGATATTACTGTGTATGTAGGCCACATGAGCGAAAAATGACACCATTTCGCGCTAAAATTATGGTTGCGCTATCTTTAGTTTTATCAATACTGGTGAGTTTACCTAGCTTATTTTCTCACGGGTTAATGAAAACACCGTATGGATCATTTTGCCGAAGAATAAGTGGAACGTTATTGACTGCAATACAAAAAGGCTTTATGATTAGCTCTTTTTTAATTGCATCGGCTCTAGTTGTTATATTGTATCGAAAAGTGTTTCAGGcgatcaaaaaacaaagattaagACTTCGCACTTTTGTTCAACCAACTCAATCAGTTCTACCGACAGAGGTCGTTGCTGAAATGAGAGAGACTACAACCATAACCGTAAGTAGCAGGTCGCAGGTGCAACCTATTACTAATTCACCACCAAGACGTCCGAGAGAAGCTTTCGGTGATTCTGCTACATCTTCAATGCCTTTATCAAATTGTAACAGTAATATAGTTACTGTCAGTCATGGTGCCCCTTTGGAAACCCGTAACGTGAAGAAAACTAAACATGTCACCATACAGGTTACCGAAAATAACAGAAGCAACAATGAAACTGAAGAGCAACGAGCAAAAAGGGAGAAAACGGCCGCTGCTTTCAGTGTGCAAGGACGTACCAGCAAGATGCTACTTCTTACAACGGCTGTGTTTATCATATCGTGGACTCCTGCGTTATTCTTGTCTCTTATACCAGAGAATCGCGTGGCTCAATCAAGCCAAAGAAATCCCACAGTTACATTGATAATACGCGGGTTAACAAACATTGTTTTATTGAATCATGCTATTAATCCAGTGATATACGGATTTGTGAATAAAAGATTTAGAAACGATtgtataaaagttattaaaaatattaagtGGCCATGGAGACGGTATTAA